The following coding sequences are from one Mycolicibacterium aichiense window:
- a CDS encoding DUF305 domain-containing protein: MTSTPTRIVAVAAAVSTAVVVSSCSKTEDHTQHAASTVPTSQAVAAHNADDVMFAQMMIPHHQQAVDLAAIAAVHTTNQAVRILAGKIADEQQPEIDQMNALLQQWDVDPATTDHSGHGAAMQGMVDDATMTKLKSLNGPQFDTLWLQAMIGHHQGAIEMAKAEIANGQSADLTAMAKSIVTAQQAEIDQMKQMLGG; encoded by the coding sequence ATGACATCCACGCCCACCCGCATCGTGGCGGTCGCCGCAGCCGTCTCCACCGCCGTCGTCGTGTCGTCCTGTAGCAAAACCGAGGACCACACCCAGCACGCCGCGTCGACCGTACCGACCAGCCAAGCGGTGGCCGCGCACAACGCCGACGATGTGATGTTCGCGCAGATGATGATCCCGCACCATCAGCAGGCCGTGGACCTGGCGGCGATAGCTGCCGTACACACCACCAATCAGGCCGTCCGCATCCTGGCCGGCAAGATCGCCGACGAACAACAGCCCGAGATCGACCAGATGAACGCACTGCTGCAGCAGTGGGACGTCGACCCTGCGACGACAGACCACAGCGGGCACGGCGCCGCCATGCAGGGCATGGTCGACGACGCGACGATGACCAAACTCAAATCGCTCAACGGGCCACAGTTCGACACACTGTGGCTGCAGGCGATGATCGGCCACCACCAGGGCGCCATCGAGATGGCGAAGGCCGAGATCGCCAACGGTCAGAGCGCCGACCTGACCGCGATGGCCAAGTCCATCGTCACCGCTCAACAGGCCGAGATCGATCAGATGAAGCAGATGCTGGGAGGTTAA
- a CDS encoding MFS transporter, giving the protein MACVQETSPADVTGQRWAYPLLLVLSGVALGVSGLPAPLYGIYESNWHLSPLATTVVFAVYAFAALAAVLVSGRISDVVGRKPVLLGALIALIAGLGIFLIADSIEMLLLARTIHGAAVGSIVVAAAAALLDLRPHHGVRSGQLSGVSFNIGMTVAIVGSSLLAQYVAHPLRTPYAVVAVVCAIVGIGVVALRETHEGRTGGRIRISKPAVPQAIREDFWFAALGAMASWSVLGVLLSLYPSLAAQQTHMHNLVFGGGVVGVTAFSAAMAQLVATRVPAKRSAVIGDIGMAAALLLTIPVLLTHRWPLVFAAAALLGATFGLGFGGSLRHLSDVVPSDRRGETMSAFYLLAYTAMALPTIAAGWAATRWPLAQVFPWFALIVALACLGAAAVGLSRRAGAQRPGNA; this is encoded by the coding sequence ATGGCCTGTGTGCAGGAGACGTCACCCGCTGACGTCACCGGCCAGCGCTGGGCGTACCCCCTGCTTCTGGTGCTCAGCGGCGTCGCGCTCGGCGTCTCGGGCCTGCCCGCACCGCTGTACGGCATCTACGAATCGAACTGGCATCTCTCGCCGCTCGCCACCACCGTCGTGTTCGCGGTGTACGCCTTCGCCGCGCTGGCGGCGGTGCTGGTGTCCGGCCGCATCTCCGACGTCGTGGGCCGCAAGCCGGTACTCCTCGGCGCGCTGATCGCACTGATCGCCGGCCTGGGCATCTTCCTGATCGCCGACAGCATCGAAATGCTGCTGCTGGCCCGCACCATTCACGGCGCCGCCGTCGGCTCGATCGTCGTCGCCGCGGCTGCCGCGCTGCTGGACCTGCGGCCGCACCACGGGGTGCGCAGCGGCCAGCTCAGCGGCGTGAGCTTCAACATCGGCATGACGGTGGCGATCGTCGGCTCGTCGCTGCTGGCACAGTACGTCGCGCACCCGCTGCGCACCCCGTATGCGGTCGTCGCGGTGGTGTGCGCAATCGTCGGTATCGGCGTGGTGGCCCTACGGGAAACCCATGAGGGCCGCACCGGCGGCCGGATCCGGATCAGTAAACCGGCTGTGCCGCAGGCGATCCGCGAGGACTTCTGGTTTGCCGCCCTCGGCGCGATGGCGTCCTGGTCGGTGCTCGGGGTGCTTTTGTCGCTGTATCCGTCGCTGGCCGCGCAGCAGACCCACATGCACAACCTGGTGTTCGGCGGAGGCGTCGTCGGGGTCACCGCATTCTCCGCGGCGATGGCGCAGCTGGTGGCTACCCGGGTTCCGGCCAAGCGCTCGGCGGTGATCGGCGACATCGGCATGGCCGCCGCGCTGCTGCTGACCATCCCGGTGCTGCTCACCCACCGCTGGCCGTTGGTGTTCGCTGCCGCGGCACTGCTGGGAGCGACGTTCGGACTCGGTTTCGGCGGCTCGCTGCGCCACCTGTCCGACGTGGTGCCCTCGGACCGCCGCGGCGAGACGATGTCGGCGTTCTACCTGCTGGCCTATACCGCGATGGCACTGCCGACGATCGCCGCCGGCTGGGCGGCCACCAGATGGCCGCTGGCGCAGGTGTTCCCGTGGTTCGCACTGATCGTGGCGCTGGCCTGCCTGGGGGCCGCCGCAGTGGGCCTCAGTCGGCGGGCCGGAGCGCAGCGACCCGGGAATGCCTAG
- a CDS encoding alpha/beta hydrolase — protein sequence MPPTPTPPPPTPTAPLPQLPAPDFHQYAHGVSLLGGWLPLTVEIVAAIALVVAIGWRRSRRWWFLWLPVCVVVGLLGALAARTYVNSEGLASDPAPFYLWVWVGVFAAGIAVAILGWRGNSWWRRGVAVLTIPLTLVAALLALNKWVGYYPSVQTAWGALTAGPLPNQIDVADLPGLRNTVQTAGKLVEVDIPADASGFKHRSEYVYLPPAWFAGATPPRLPVIMMVAGEFNTPADWIRTGNAMPIIDGYAKAHGGQAPIFAFVDSGGSFNNDTECVNGPRGNAADHLTKDVRPYVAQHFGASDQAANWAVVGWSMGGTCAIDLTVMHPDLFSTFEDIAGDHGPTSGTKDQTISRLYGGDAAKWDEFDPRTVMMRHGPYQGVAGWFEDTVTPTNTASPYGAGGGHRPQSDAPTGFGGHDEFRDSDEAGAADDLCATAKTVGISCSVHRIISFHTWQFAERAFSDALPWLAAQIRTPGATDSPA from the coding sequence GTGCCGCCTACCCCGACACCGCCGCCGCCGACACCAACGGCACCCCTGCCTCAGCTGCCCGCGCCTGACTTTCACCAGTACGCGCACGGCGTTTCACTGCTGGGCGGTTGGCTGCCGCTGACCGTCGAGATCGTGGCAGCGATCGCGCTCGTCGTCGCGATCGGGTGGCGGCGAAGCAGGCGCTGGTGGTTTCTGTGGCTGCCGGTCTGCGTGGTCGTCGGCCTACTCGGCGCGCTCGCCGCGCGCACGTACGTCAACTCCGAGGGTCTGGCCTCAGACCCGGCGCCGTTCTATTTGTGGGTCTGGGTAGGGGTTTTCGCGGCCGGGATCGCGGTGGCGATCCTGGGCTGGCGGGGGAATTCCTGGTGGCGGCGAGGTGTCGCCGTGCTGACCATCCCGTTGACCTTGGTGGCCGCGCTGCTCGCGCTCAACAAGTGGGTCGGCTATTACCCGAGCGTCCAGACCGCCTGGGGGGCCTTGACGGCCGGACCGTTGCCCAATCAGATCGACGTCGCCGACCTGCCCGGCCTGCGCAACACCGTGCAGACGGCAGGCAAGCTCGTCGAGGTCGACATCCCCGCCGACGCAAGCGGATTCAAGCACCGTAGTGAGTACGTCTACCTGCCGCCGGCCTGGTTCGCCGGTGCGACCCCGCCGCGCCTGCCGGTCATCATGATGGTCGCCGGCGAGTTCAACACCCCGGCGGACTGGATCCGCACCGGCAACGCGATGCCGATCATCGACGGCTACGCGAAAGCCCATGGCGGACAAGCGCCGATCTTCGCCTTCGTCGACTCCGGCGGAAGCTTCAACAACGACACCGAGTGCGTCAACGGTCCCCGCGGCAACGCGGCCGATCACCTGACCAAGGACGTCCGGCCCTACGTGGCACAGCATTTCGGCGCCTCCGATCAGGCAGCCAACTGGGCGGTGGTCGGCTGGTCGATGGGCGGCACCTGCGCGATCGACCTGACCGTCATGCATCCGGATCTGTTCAGCACCTTCGAGGACATCGCCGGCGACCATGGCCCCACCTCCGGGACCAAGGACCAGACGATCAGCAGGCTGTACGGCGGCGACGCGGCCAAGTGGGACGAGTTCGACCCGCGGACCGTGATGATGCGGCACGGGCCGTATCAGGGTGTCGCAGGCTGGTTCGAGGACACCGTGACACCGACCAACACCGCGTCGCCGTACGGCGCGGGCGGCGGGCACCGGCCGCAGTCCGACGCGCCCACCGGTTTCGGCGGGCACGACGAGTTCAGGGATTCCGACGAGGCCGGGGCGGCCGACGATCTGTGCGCGACGGCGAAGACGGTCGGCATCTCCTGCTCGGTGCACCGCATCATCAGCTTCCACACCTGGCAGTTCGCCGAGCGGGCCTTCTCCGATGCGCTGCCATGGCTGGCCGCTCAGATCAGGACGCCGGGCGCGACGGACTCGCCCGCCTAG
- a CDS encoding metal-sensitive transcriptional regulator has product MTGAHGYSSQKDNYTKRLRRIEGQVRGIAKMIDEDKYCIDVLTQISAVNSALQSVALGLLDEHLSHCVSHAVAEGGDEADKKLAEASAAIARLVRS; this is encoded by the coding sequence ATGACTGGCGCACATGGCTATTCGTCGCAAAAGGACAACTACACCAAGCGGTTGCGGCGTATCGAGGGTCAGGTCCGCGGCATCGCGAAGATGATCGACGAGGACAAGTACTGCATCGATGTGCTGACCCAGATCAGCGCCGTCAACAGTGCACTGCAGTCGGTGGCGCTCGGCCTGCTCGACGAACACCTCAGCCATTGCGTCAGCCATGCGGTCGCCGAGGGCGGCGACGAGGCCGACAAGAAACTGGCCGAGGCCTCGGCTGCGATCGCGCGCCTGGTCCGCTCCTGA
- a CDS encoding ArsR/SmtB family transcription factor, with protein MVEVQAFPADSYPVHQVGPLHQVLAALQDPARLEMIRRLRNAGVPMQCSALYDGINKSTATHHFKILREAGLLERLVLGGLTHQRLRAEEIDAALPGLLASVVDGANREVAARG; from the coding sequence GTGGTTGAGGTGCAGGCATTCCCTGCCGACAGCTATCCCGTCCATCAAGTCGGGCCGCTGCATCAGGTGCTCGCGGCGCTACAGGATCCCGCTCGGCTGGAGATGATCCGACGACTGCGCAACGCCGGCGTACCCATGCAGTGCAGTGCGCTCTACGACGGCATCAACAAGTCCACCGCCACCCACCACTTCAAGATCCTGCGCGAAGCCGGACTGCTCGAACGATTGGTTCTCGGCGGCCTCACCCACCAGCGGCTGCGTGCCGAGGAAATCGACGCCGCACTACCCGGGCTGCTGGCGTCGGTGGTCGACGGCGCCAACCGCGAGGTCGCTGCCCGCGGTTAG
- a CDS encoding L,D-transpeptidase codes for MTLRVKGAIATTLCVVGVAAGISLGSGSALADPDQAPADPGIADVPPAQVPAPDPFAPPPVDPAAFPPPAPVGDPAVPAPDPFAPPAPPPVDPVAAQQAAAAAAGPVKGQNPTPYTGDPVFAPPTFNPVNGAMVGVAKPIIINFARPIANRPMAEQAIHISSVPPVPGAFYWTTDTQVRWRPYNFWPQGTVVNIDASGAKSSFRVGDSLVATVDDKTHQMTITRNGKVEKTMPVSMGKPDGKHETKNGTYYVLEKFPDIIMDSSTYGVPVNSAEGYKLKVQWAVRIDNSGAFVHSAPWSVADQGKRNVSHGCINLSPDNAKWFYDNFGSGDPIVVKNSVGTYNNPDGADDWQWQLA; via the coding sequence ATGACGCTGCGGGTGAAGGGGGCCATCGCCACCACGCTGTGCGTGGTCGGAGTGGCCGCCGGAATCAGTCTCGGCAGCGGTTCGGCGCTCGCCGATCCAGATCAGGCGCCCGCCGATCCCGGGATCGCCGACGTACCTCCCGCCCAGGTGCCCGCACCCGATCCGTTCGCGCCGCCACCGGTCGACCCCGCGGCGTTCCCGCCGCCAGCCCCGGTGGGCGACCCGGCCGTCCCGGCGCCCGACCCGTTTGCTCCGCCGGCGCCACCGCCGGTCGATCCGGTGGCCGCTCAGCAGGCCGCCGCGGCAGCCGCTGGTCCGGTCAAAGGCCAGAACCCGACGCCCTACACCGGGGATCCGGTGTTCGCGCCGCCGACATTCAATCCCGTGAACGGCGCCATGGTCGGCGTGGCCAAACCAATCATCATCAACTTCGCGCGTCCGATCGCCAACCGGCCGATGGCCGAGCAGGCCATCCACATCTCCTCGGTGCCACCGGTTCCGGGCGCCTTCTACTGGACCACCGACACCCAGGTCCGCTGGCGGCCGTACAACTTCTGGCCGCAGGGCACAGTCGTCAACATCGACGCCAGCGGCGCCAAATCCAGCTTCCGCGTCGGTGATTCGCTGGTGGCCACCGTCGACGACAAGACCCATCAGATGACGATCACGCGAAACGGCAAGGTGGAGAAGACCATGCCGGTCTCGATGGGCAAGCCGGACGGTAAGCACGAGACCAAGAACGGCACGTACTACGTGCTGGAGAAGTTCCCGGACATCATCATGGACTCGTCCACCTATGGGGTGCCGGTGAATTCGGCCGAAGGCTACAAGCTGAAAGTCCAGTGGGCGGTGCGCATCGACAACAGCGGCGCCTTCGTGCACAGCGCGCCCTGGTCGGTGGCCGATCAGGGCAAGCGGAACGTCAGCCACGGCTGTATCAACCTGTCCCCGGACAATGCCAAGTGGTTCTACGACAACTTCGGCAGCGGCGACCCGATCGTGGTCAAGAACTCCGTCGGCACCTACAACAACCCCGACGGCGCCGACGACTGGCAGTGGCAGCTGGCGTAG
- a CDS encoding M13 family metallopeptidase gives MTVETLRSGIDLSHVEAQVRPQDDLFGHVNGRWLSEYTIPGDRATDGAFRTLYDRAEEQVRELIMSAAGEPGTDAQRIGDLYASFLDAEAVERRGVQPLLDELAQIDAAADPAALAAVIGALQRTGVGGGVGLYIDTDSKNSMRYLLHVTQSGLGLPDESYYRDEQHASILGAYPAHIAAMFALVLGGSAEDHTERAARIVALETKLAAAHWDVVKRRDADLTYNLRNFADLPAEAPGFDWAGWIGAQGTTPDVVAELVVRQPDYLTAFAELWSGHDFADWQDWARWRLINARAAYLTEAVVEANFDFYGRTLSGTEQIRERWKRAVSLVESLMGDAVGRLYVERHFPPDAKARMDVLVDNLREAYRVSINDLEWMTPETRKRALAKLDKFTAKIGYPKKWRDYSALVIDRNDLYGNVIRGAEVAHDRELAKLGGPVDRDEWFMTPQTVNAYYNPGMNEIVFPAAILQPPFFDAEADDAANYGGIGAVIGHEIGHGFDDQGAKYDGDGNLVDWWTDEDRAEFGTRTKQLIEQYEEFVPRGLAPSHHVNGAFTVGENIGDLGGLSIALLAYELSLDGKEAPVIDGLTGRQRVFFGWAQVWRTKSREAEAIRRLATDPHSPPEFRCNGVIRNMDAFYEAFDVSEDDELYLEPDRRVRIWS, from the coding sequence GTGACGGTAGAAACGCTGCGCTCGGGCATCGACTTGTCCCACGTCGAGGCCCAGGTTCGCCCCCAAGACGATCTGTTCGGTCACGTCAACGGACGGTGGCTGTCCGAGTACACCATCCCCGGTGACCGGGCCACCGACGGCGCGTTCCGGACGTTGTACGACCGGGCCGAGGAGCAGGTGCGCGAGCTGATCATGTCCGCGGCCGGTGAGCCGGGGACGGATGCTCAGCGGATCGGTGACCTCTACGCCAGCTTCCTGGACGCCGAGGCCGTCGAGCGCCGCGGCGTGCAGCCGCTGCTCGACGAGCTGGCGCAGATCGATGCGGCCGCCGACCCGGCTGCCCTGGCCGCGGTGATCGGGGCACTGCAGCGCACCGGTGTCGGCGGCGGTGTCGGGCTCTACATCGACACCGATTCCAAGAACTCGATGCGATACCTGCTGCACGTCACGCAGTCGGGCCTGGGCCTGCCGGACGAGTCGTACTACCGCGACGAGCAGCACGCCTCCATCCTGGGTGCCTACCCGGCGCATATCGCGGCGATGTTCGCGCTCGTGTTGGGCGGCAGCGCCGAGGACCACACCGAGCGGGCCGCGCGAATCGTCGCCCTGGAGACCAAACTGGCTGCCGCGCACTGGGATGTCGTCAAGCGCCGCGACGCGGACTTGACCTACAACCTGCGCAACTTCGCCGATCTGCCCGCCGAGGCGCCCGGCTTCGACTGGGCCGGCTGGATCGGCGCGCAGGGCACCACCCCGGACGTGGTCGCCGAACTCGTTGTGCGTCAGCCTGATTACCTCACCGCCTTCGCCGAGCTGTGGTCGGGTCACGACTTCGCCGACTGGCAGGACTGGGCGCGCTGGCGGCTGATCAACGCCCGCGCCGCCTATCTGACCGAGGCGGTGGTCGAGGCGAACTTCGACTTCTACGGTCGCACCCTGTCCGGTACCGAGCAGATCCGCGAACGCTGGAAGCGGGCGGTGTCGCTGGTGGAGAGTTTGATGGGCGACGCGGTCGGACGGCTGTATGTCGAGCGGCACTTCCCGCCGGATGCCAAGGCCCGCATGGACGTGCTCGTCGACAACCTGCGCGAGGCCTACCGGGTCAGCATCAACGACCTGGAGTGGATGACGCCGGAGACCCGCAAGCGCGCTCTCGCCAAACTGGACAAGTTCACCGCCAAGATCGGCTACCCGAAGAAATGGCGTGACTACTCGGCGCTGGTGATCGATCGAAACGATCTGTACGGCAATGTGATCCGCGGCGCCGAGGTCGCGCACGACCGGGAACTCGCCAAGCTCGGTGGCCCGGTCGACCGCGACGAGTGGTTCATGACCCCGCAGACGGTCAACGCCTACTACAACCCGGGTATGAACGAGATCGTGTTCCCCGCGGCGATTCTGCAGCCGCCGTTCTTCGACGCCGAGGCCGATGACGCGGCGAACTACGGCGGCATCGGGGCCGTGATCGGCCATGAGATCGGCCACGGATTCGACGACCAAGGCGCCAAATACGACGGCGACGGCAACCTCGTCGACTGGTGGACCGACGAGGACCGCGCCGAGTTCGGCACGCGCACAAAGCAACTCATCGAGCAGTACGAAGAGTTCGTGCCGCGTGGCCTTGCACCGAGCCACCACGTCAACGGTGCGTTCACGGTCGGCGAGAACATCGGCGACCTCGGCGGGCTGTCGATCGCGCTGCTGGCCTACGAACTGTCGCTGGACGGCAAGGAAGCTCCGGTGATCGACGGGTTGACCGGCCGGCAGCGGGTGTTCTTCGGCTGGGCGCAAGTGTGGCGTACGAAATCTCGTGAGGCCGAGGCGATTCGGCGCCTGGCGACCGATCCACACTCGCCGCCGGAGTTCCGCTGCAACGGCGTGATCCGCAACATGGACGCGTTCTACGAGGCGTTCGACGTCAGCGAGGACGACGAACTGTACCTCGAGCCCGACCGGCGCGTCCGCATCTGGAGCTAA
- the ilvD gene encoding dihydroxy-acid dehydratase codes for MSQTPDLKPRSRDVTDGLEKAAARGMLRAVGMGDEDFAKPQIGVASSWNEITPCNLSLQRLAQAAKEGVHAAGGYPMEFGTISVSDGISMGHEGMHFSLVSREVIADSVETVMMAERLDGSVLLAGCDKSLPGMLMAAARLDLAAVFLYAGSILPGRAKLSDGTEMDVTIIDAFEAVGACARGLMSREDVDTIERAICPGEGACGGMFTANTMASAAEALGMSLPGSAAPPATDRRRDGYARRSGEAVVELLRRGITARDILTKEAFENAIAVVMAFGGSTNAVLHLMAIAHEANVKLDLADFTRIGAKVPHLADVKPFGKHVMFDVDRIGGVPVVMKALLDAGLLHGDVMTVTGETMAANLAHIAPPDPDGKVLRALSNPIHPTGGITILHGSLAPEGAVVKSAGFDSDVFEGTARVFDGERAAMDALEDGTIVANDVVVIRYEGPKGGPGMREMLAITGAIKGAGLGKDVLLMTDGRFSGGTTGLCVGHIAPEAVDGGPIAFVQDGDRIRLDVGKGTLDVLVDEAEFESRKAGFTPPAPKYTTGVLAKYRKLVGSAASGAVCG; via the coding sequence GTGAGCCAAACCCCCGATCTCAAGCCCCGCAGTCGCGACGTCACCGACGGCCTGGAGAAGGCCGCAGCCCGCGGGATGCTCCGCGCGGTAGGCATGGGCGACGAGGACTTCGCCAAGCCGCAGATCGGGGTGGCGTCGTCGTGGAACGAGATCACTCCGTGCAACCTGTCGCTGCAGCGGCTCGCGCAGGCCGCCAAGGAGGGCGTGCACGCCGCCGGCGGTTATCCGATGGAGTTCGGCACGATCTCGGTGTCCGACGGCATCTCGATGGGCCATGAGGGCATGCACTTCTCGTTGGTGTCGCGCGAGGTGATCGCCGACAGCGTCGAGACGGTCATGATGGCCGAGCGCCTCGACGGCTCGGTGCTGCTGGCGGGTTGCGACAAGTCGCTGCCCGGCATGCTGATGGCCGCCGCGCGACTGGATCTGGCCGCGGTGTTCCTCTACGCGGGTTCGATCCTGCCGGGTCGGGCCAAGCTGTCCGACGGGACCGAGATGGACGTGACGATCATCGACGCGTTCGAGGCTGTCGGCGCGTGCGCGCGCGGGCTGATGTCGCGCGAGGACGTCGACACCATCGAGCGGGCGATCTGTCCGGGCGAAGGCGCCTGCGGCGGCATGTTCACCGCCAACACGATGGCGTCCGCGGCCGAGGCGCTGGGGATGTCGCTGCCGGGCAGCGCGGCACCGCCTGCGACCGATCGGCGCCGCGACGGCTACGCCCGCCGCAGTGGCGAGGCGGTCGTGGAGCTGCTTCGCCGCGGGATCACCGCCCGCGACATCCTGACCAAGGAAGCCTTCGAGAACGCGATCGCGGTCGTGATGGCGTTCGGCGGATCCACCAACGCGGTGCTGCACCTGATGGCGATCGCCCACGAGGCGAACGTGAAGCTGGATCTGGCGGACTTCACCCGCATCGGCGCCAAGGTGCCGCACCTGGCCGACGTCAAGCCGTTCGGCAAGCACGTGATGTTCGATGTCGACCGCATCGGCGGTGTGCCGGTGGTCATGAAAGCACTGTTGGACGCCGGCCTCTTACACGGTGACGTCATGACGGTCACCGGTGAGACCATGGCCGCCAACCTCGCCCACATCGCGCCGCCGGACCCGGACGGCAAAGTCCTTCGCGCGCTGAGCAATCCGATTCACCCGACCGGCGGCATCACGATCCTTCACGGATCGCTCGCGCCGGAGGGCGCCGTGGTCAAGTCGGCCGGCTTCGACTCCGACGTCTTCGAGGGCACCGCACGGGTTTTCGACGGCGAGCGCGCGGCGATGGATGCGTTGGAGGACGGGACGATCGTGGCCAACGACGTCGTCGTCATCCGCTACGAGGGCCCCAAGGGCGGCCCCGGCATGCGCGAGATGCTGGCGATCACCGGCGCGATCAAGGGTGCCGGCCTCGGCAAGGACGTGCTGTTGATGACCGACGGCCGGTTCTCCGGTGGCACCACCGGCCTGTGCGTCGGGCACATCGCGCCGGAGGCGGTCGACGGTGGTCCCATCGCGTTCGTCCAAGACGGTGACCGGATTCGTCTCGACGTCGGCAAGGGCACGCTGGACGTCCTGGTCGATGAGGCCGAATTCGAGTCGCGCAAAGCGGGATTCACCCCGCCCGCGCCGAAGTACACCACCGGTGTGCTGGCCAAGTACCGCAAGCTGGTCGGCTCGGCGGCGAGCGGCGCGGTCTGCGGCTAG
- a CDS encoding MFS transporter, with amino-acid sequence MQRTWTPRVATALAVLAAAAFIYVTAEIMPVGALSAIARDLHVSEAMVGTLLASYALVAALATMPLVRWTATWPRRRTLLWTLACLSISQLISALAPTFTVLAVGRVLCALTHGLMWSVIAPIGARLVPPSHAGRATMAVYVGTGLALVVGSPLTAAMSELWGWRPAVGAIAVASVLVLVAARLALPAMALTDAAAGARPRRVVHHRNRPLLMLSVLTLVGVTAHFISYTFIVVIIRDVVGVHGAHQAWLLAAYGVAGLTGMALLARPGDRRPKAAVMGCLAASSLAFAALAALGHLGWHTAAVAAAGAVAIVLWGATANAMPPMLQTAAMRHSPQDPDGASGLYVACFQVGIMAGSLTGGLLYQRAGVATMLTASCVLMLGALGCVMVSRGLFADRPATSEK; translated from the coding sequence GTGCAGCGCACGTGGACACCGCGAGTCGCCACAGCGCTGGCCGTGCTGGCCGCCGCGGCGTTCATCTACGTCACCGCCGAGATCATGCCGGTCGGTGCGCTGTCCGCCATCGCGCGCGACCTGCACGTCAGCGAAGCGATGGTGGGCACCCTGCTGGCCAGCTACGCGTTGGTGGCCGCACTGGCCACGATGCCGCTGGTGCGGTGGACGGCGACGTGGCCGCGGCGGCGCACGCTGTTGTGGACGCTGGCCTGCCTGTCGATTTCGCAACTGATCTCCGCGCTGGCGCCGACCTTCACGGTGCTGGCCGTCGGCCGGGTGCTGTGCGCGCTCACGCACGGGTTGATGTGGTCGGTGATCGCCCCGATCGGTGCGCGGCTGGTTCCGCCGAGCCACGCCGGGCGCGCCACGATGGCGGTCTACGTCGGCACCGGCCTGGCGCTCGTGGTCGGCAGCCCGCTGACCGCGGCGATGAGCGAGCTGTGGGGTTGGCGGCCCGCCGTCGGTGCCATCGCCGTGGCGTCGGTGCTCGTGCTCGTCGCGGCACGGCTGGCTCTTCCGGCGATGGCGTTGACCGACGCGGCAGCCGGTGCGCGGCCCCGGCGAGTCGTCCACCACCGCAACCGCCCGCTGCTGATGCTGAGCGTGCTGACGCTGGTGGGTGTCACCGCCCACTTCATCTCCTACACGTTCATCGTGGTGATCATCCGGGACGTGGTCGGCGTGCACGGGGCGCACCAGGCCTGGCTGCTCGCGGCGTACGGGGTGGCCGGCCTGACCGGCATGGCGTTACTGGCCCGGCCGGGGGACCGTCGGCCCAAGGCAGCGGTGATGGGTTGTCTGGCCGCGTCGTCGCTGGCGTTCGCCGCACTGGCAGCGCTGGGTCACCTCGGCTGGCACACCGCCGCCGTCGCAGCGGCCGGGGCGGTGGCGATCGTGCTGTGGGGTGCCACCGCCAACGCGATGCCGCCGATGTTGCAGACCGCCGCGATGCGGCATTCCCCGCAGGATCCCGACGGCGCCTCCGGGCTCTACGTGGCGTGCTTCCAGGTCGGCATCATGGCCGGCTCGCTGACCGGCGGGCTGCTCTACCAACGGGCCGGCGTCGCGACCATGCTCACCGCGTCATGCGTGCTGATGCTGGGCGCATTGGGTTGCGTGATGGTCAGCCGGGGCCTGTTCGCGGACCGCCCGGCTACCAGCGAAAAGTAA